A single Ignavibacteriales bacterium DNA region contains:
- a CDS encoding peptidylprolyl isomerase: MKQLSALLLVFFILTGCSDSKTNTDTGNPAPETTIQSNESPDMSDTNKTAKRVIAVMETSMGTIEIELFASETPKTVENFTGLAKKGYYDGVIFHRVIDKFMIQGGDPTGTGRGGASLWGGKFEDEIRPALKHTGAGILSMANAGPNTNGSQFFITLVATPWLDGKHTVFGKVIGGLSVVEAIGKVPTSKPYDKPLTDVVIKSVKIEERD, translated from the coding sequence ATGAAACAACTCTCAGCTTTGCTTCTTGTATTTTTTATCCTGACAGGATGCAGTGATTCAAAAACAAATACGGATACCGGAAATCCGGCTCCGGAAACAACTATACAATCCAATGAAAGTCCAGATATGAGCGATACAAACAAAACAGCAAAGCGTGTGATTGCTGTGATGGAAACCAGCATGGGCACCATCGAAATCGAGCTCTTTGCAAGCGAAACCCCGAAAACCGTTGAAAACTTTACCGGCCTTGCCAAAAAAGGTTATTATGACGGAGTGATCTTCCACAGAGTAATAGATAAATTCATGATTCAGGGCGGCGACCCGACCGGAACCGGAAGAGGCGGCGCAAGCTTATGGGGAGGCAAGTTTGAAGATGAAATCAGACCTGCTCTGAAACATACCGGTGCCGGAATCCTTTCTATGGCAAATGCCGGCCCGAATACCAACGGAAGCCAGTTCTTTATCACCCTGGTGGCAACTCCATGGCTTGACGGAAAACATACCGTATTCGGAAAAGTTATCGGCGGCCTGAGTGTGGTTGAAGCAATCGGAAAAGTTCCTACTTCAAAGCCGTATGACAAACCGCTGACTGATGTGGTAATTAAATCAGTAAAGATCGAAGAGCGGGATTAA
- the uppP gene encoding undecaprenyl-diphosphatase UppP, translating to MSLLDAIILGIVQGLSEFLPISSTGHLTLAGKFMGLINESNPAEWTAFIAVIQLGTLGSILIYFWNDVINIVKDFVNENLLKRVAFKEQSLNSRLGWAVIVGTIPIVVIGLGFKDIIEGALTKNLYVIATSLIVLALILALAEKLAKHNRGIEKVTLRDALIVGLAQAVALIPGSSRSGTTLTGGLFCGFNRETAARFSFLLSIPAIFASGMLELKQTLESPPSYDMLQLAVATAVSGVSGWFAIDFLLKYLRKNSTFLFIYYRIAVGVIILALLFSGIITP from the coding sequence TTGAGTTTACTTGATGCAATTATCCTTGGCATAGTACAGGGATTATCTGAATTTCTTCCCATCAGCAGCACCGGCCATTTAACCCTGGCGGGCAAGTTTATGGGGCTTATTAACGAATCCAATCCGGCTGAGTGGACCGCGTTTATTGCCGTTATTCAGCTCGGAACGCTCGGCTCCATTCTTATCTATTTCTGGAACGATGTAATTAACATTGTAAAAGACTTTGTAAATGAAAACCTCCTGAAAAGAGTAGCATTTAAAGAGCAATCGCTGAACTCACGTCTTGGATGGGCGGTAATTGTAGGAACCATCCCAATTGTGGTCATCGGTCTCGGATTTAAGGATATCATTGAAGGCGCGCTCACAAAGAACCTGTATGTCATCGCGACCAGTCTCATCGTTCTTGCGCTGATTCTTGCTCTCGCGGAAAAACTTGCAAAACACAACCGCGGTATCGAAAAGGTAACGCTGCGCGATGCACTCATTGTGGGGCTTGCGCAGGCGGTTGCACTGATACCCGGTTCTTCCCGTTCCGGCACCACACTTACCGGCGGGCTTTTTTGCGGATTTAACCGCGAAACTGCCGCCCGTTTTTCTTTTCTTCTCTCCATTCCTGCTATCTTTGCAAGCGGGATGCTGGAACTTAAGCAGACACTTGAGTCTCCTCCCTCCTACGACATGCTGCAGCTTGCCGTTGCGACAGCGGTCTCAGGAGTGAGCGGATGGTTCGCGATTGACTTCCTGCTTAAATATCTGAGGAAGAACAGCACATTTTTGTTTATATACTACCGGATAGCGGTCGGCGTGATTATCCTCGCGCTGCTGTTCAGCGGAATTATTACACCATAA
- a CDS encoding flippase-like domain-containing protein, with protein MKRLTSAEKKQHHSGRKIAGVAFSVLLTIGFIWLAFRGADLGRMWESIAMSHPGWIAAFIASSLISHYLRALRWGVILNTIKQGTKPFHLFSSLMIGYGVNNVVPRLGEVTRAVSLGELENVSRTSVLGTIVIERVLDIIFFGLSVIIAATLYTGDIYQSVPWLHMTIIIGSVSIGIIIGGIITAIFFTGSIKQYQVELGPGGGFRRRFIEVLLKLIEGFSSLKGIRNYVLTLIYSAGIMFFYALTSYLGLLVLDMDLILTVDYLTGWVIMSISSIGIMIPTPGGFGSYHAITKAALVELYGFNAEISLAYATMTHATAFLLQISTAVFFFMILRRKYSFFNSRLFRGFSNDEQ; from the coding sequence TTGAAACGGTTGACCTCCGCTGAGAAGAAGCAGCATCATTCCGGCAGGAAAATAGCCGGTGTTGCATTCTCTGTATTGCTGACCATTGGTTTTATCTGGCTTGCATTCAGAGGGGCAGATCTTGGCAGAATGTGGGAAAGCATTGCAATGTCCCATCCCGGGTGGATTGCTGCATTTATTGCCTCTTCCCTGATTTCCCATTATCTCAGAGCGCTCAGATGGGGCGTTATTCTTAATACGATTAAGCAGGGAACAAAACCCTTCCATCTTTTCTCTTCGCTGATGATCGGCTACGGAGTGAATAATGTGGTGCCCCGCCTCGGTGAAGTCACGCGTGCAGTTTCGCTCGGTGAACTGGAAAACGTATCCCGGACCTCGGTGCTCGGCACGATCGTGATTGAACGGGTTCTTGATATCATATTCTTTGGTCTTTCGGTTATCATCGCGGCCACACTATATACCGGTGATATATATCAGAGTGTTCCCTGGCTTCACATGACCATCATCATCGGATCAGTTTCCATCGGCATCATCATCGGCGGAATTATTACAGCGATATTCTTTACCGGAAGTATAAAACAATATCAGGTGGAACTGGGACCCGGAGGAGGATTCAGACGCCGCTTCATTGAAGTGCTTCTGAAACTGATTGAGGGATTCTCAAGTCTCAAGGGAATCAGGAATTATGTTCTGACGCTGATCTACTCCGCGGGCATTATGTTTTTTTACGCGCTGACTTCCTATCTCGGACTGCTGGTTCTTGATATGGATCTGATACTTACGGTGGATTACCTGACCGGCTGGGTTATCATGAGTATCAGTTCCATCGGCATAATGATTCCCACTCCCGGGGGATTCGGTTCATATCATGCAATCACCAAGGCGGCGCTCGTTGAGTTGTACGGCTTTAACGCTGAAATCAGCCTTGCCTATGCAACCATGACTCATGCAACAGCATTTCTTTTGCAGATATCTACGGCAGTGTTTTTCTTTATGATACTCAGACGCAAGTACTCATTCTTTAACAGCAGATTATTCCGCGGATTCAGCAATGATGAACAGTAA
- a CDS encoding outer membrane lipoprotein carrier protein LolA — MNRILIYILLLSSWLGAQQLEELQKRFNALNKFSVKFTQIVDGKKGLSGTFYHKKEKNLRLEMRNVVVVSDGESVWSYNKSLKKITVTYLEGTPLETFDLSSFVNEFPKNADAEELTLNGKKGIRLKAKKKSDSLSEALIILNEDGLISEMTVTNRDKSVMKVSFSSYNLNSSSISDALFTMERPEGVETVDLR, encoded by the coding sequence ATGAACAGAATCCTTATATATATACTCCTGCTCTCCTCATGGCTCGGGGCACAGCAGCTTGAAGAACTGCAGAAGCGGTTTAATGCTTTGAACAAATTTTCCGTTAAGTTCACCCAGATTGTTGACGGAAAGAAGGGGCTGAGCGGTACCTTCTATCATAAAAAGGAAAAAAACCTCCGCCTTGAGATGCGCAATGTGGTTGTGGTCTCTGACGGTGAGAGCGTATGGAGCTATAACAAAAGTCTGAAAAAAATTACGGTAACCTATCTTGAAGGAACTCCGCTTGAGACGTTTGATCTTTCATCATTCGTTAACGAATTTCCGAAGAACGCGGATGCGGAAGAACTTACCCTTAACGGAAAAAAAGGCATCCGTCTGAAAGCAAAAAAGAAAAGTGATTCTCTCTCTGAAGCGCTGATTATTCTGAATGAAGATGGACTGATCAGTGAAATGACGGTGACCAACAGGGATAAGTCAGTAATGAAAGTGAGCTTCAGTTCCTATAATCTGAACAGCAGCAGTATATCCGATGCCCTCTTCACGATGGAGCGGCCGGAGGGAGTTGAAACGGTTGACCTCCGCTGA
- a CDS encoding DNA translocase FtsK, protein MAKSEKKSAKETKARAFQSSEEKTDSIIGLVLMVSALLLFLSIVSYSPSDIGFIRSGSISIELPEEGAESAPKGQINNWMNIAGAYTAHFFVHNTLGYFSLFLPLLIGYIGFTFFSKRELFFVLKISASSMLAAVMGASLFGVFRLKFEGFYEAVESSGYIGLQLASLLDRAIGGAGAVIALLTGLLILAIYVFNVSVKTAAVSVKEKLSELRDKAAELRERNKNADDEEEPEEEYISQNEILQKQAKPKAKKPQKEEQLSFEDDEVIAIIPDEGNKKKETKININLKQNEAAAKSDADTAKEEKPVKNDKPAKKEIKPKTAGKEEEEVSEFIKQLTGESQVYTAEGEKGYSPADEPAVEVDREKEVRLPEPWEEKINYKKPSLDLLMDPPKQDFKIAEEELKKNAEQLKEKLALFQIEIENISVTPGPVVTMYEIVPAPGVKISRIVNLENDIALALAARGIRIIAPIPGRSVIGVEIPNADPSIVVAKDIIAVVGNKKAEIPLALGKDIVGNVIIADLAKMPHLLVAGSTGSGKSVGINMMITSLLYAKHPSEVKLVIIDPKKVELSFYNMLRHHYLAVSPDLNEDIITTPQNAIVVLNSVVAEMEKRFDMLAKAGVRNIVDYNIRIADPVRAPKSDDNIKHHFMPYIVVVVDELADLMITSGKEVEEPITRLAQLARAVGIHLILATQRPSVNVITGLIKANFPARIAYQVATKIDSRTILDMNGAEQLIGRGDMLFLPNGTPKPMRVQNAFISTDEVENVTNFINGQKGYSKPYYLPSVAEKKAGSGTGTLADMDALFEDAARIVVQAQQCSVSFLQRRLKLGYARAARIVDQLEDTGIVGPGDGAKPRQVIVDSLDQLEAVIRTLI, encoded by the coding sequence ATGGCTAAAAGCGAAAAGAAAAGCGCCAAGGAGACAAAAGCGCGGGCATTTCAGAGTTCGGAAGAAAAAACTGACTCCATTATCGGGCTTGTCCTGATGGTGAGCGCGCTGCTGCTTTTCCTGAGCATTGTTTCTTACAGTCCAAGCGATATCGGTTTCATCCGGAGCGGTTCGATATCCATTGAACTGCCTGAAGAGGGGGCGGAGTCCGCGCCGAAAGGGCAGATTAACAACTGGATGAATATCGCCGGTGCATATACCGCTCACTTTTTTGTTCATAACACTCTGGGCTATTTCTCCCTCTTTCTGCCCCTGCTTATTGGATATATCGGCTTTACGTTTTTCAGCAAGCGGGAGCTTTTTTTTGTTCTTAAGATCTCGGCTTCATCCATGCTTGCCGCGGTGATGGGAGCATCACTCTTTGGCGTTTTCCGGCTTAAGTTTGAAGGATTTTATGAGGCGGTGGAATCTTCCGGATATATCGGACTGCAGCTTGCCTCACTCCTCGACCGTGCTATCGGCGGGGCCGGGGCCGTTATTGCTTTACTCACAGGGCTCCTGATTCTTGCGATATATGTCTTTAATGTCAGCGTAAAAACTGCGGCAGTCTCGGTCAAGGAAAAACTTTCTGAACTGCGCGATAAAGCCGCCGAACTCCGTGAAAGGAATAAGAATGCTGATGATGAAGAGGAACCGGAGGAAGAGTATATAAGCCAGAATGAGATTCTTCAGAAGCAGGCAAAACCGAAAGCAAAGAAACCACAGAAGGAAGAACAGCTTTCATTTGAGGATGATGAGGTGATTGCCATCATACCGGATGAGGGAAATAAGAAAAAAGAAACCAAGATTAATATCAACCTAAAGCAGAATGAAGCGGCTGCAAAATCTGATGCGGATACGGCAAAAGAAGAAAAGCCGGTGAAGAATGATAAGCCCGCAAAGAAAGAAATAAAACCAAAAACCGCGGGAAAAGAAGAGGAAGAGGTAAGCGAGTTTATCAAACAGCTCACCGGGGAGTCACAGGTATATACTGCAGAAGGGGAGAAGGGATATTCTCCGGCTGATGAACCTGCCGTTGAGGTTGACCGCGAAAAAGAAGTGCGCCTGCCTGAGCCGTGGGAAGAAAAAATTAATTATAAAAAGCCGTCTCTTGATCTGCTGATGGATCCTCCGAAGCAGGATTTCAAAATAGCGGAAGAAGAACTGAAGAAAAATGCTGAGCAGTTAAAGGAAAAGCTCGCGCTCTTTCAGATTGAAATTGAAAATATCAGTGTAACACCTGGACCTGTTGTTACGATGTATGAAATCGTACCGGCACCCGGTGTAAAAATCAGCCGTATTGTTAATCTTGAAAATGATATCGCGCTCGCTCTTGCCGCGCGGGGTATCCGTATCATAGCTCCGATACCGGGACGCAGCGTTATCGGTGTTGAAATTCCGAATGCTGATCCGAGCATCGTGGTAGCAAAAGATATCATTGCTGTTGTGGGAAATAAAAAAGCGGAGATACCGCTCGCGCTTGGCAAGGATATCGTGGGCAATGTTATAATCGCGGACCTTGCAAAGATGCCGCACCTTCTTGTTGCCGGATCTACCGGTTCAGGTAAGAGCGTGGGCATTAACATGATGATTACCAGTCTGCTTTACGCAAAGCATCCCTCTGAGGTGAAACTGGTCATCATTGATCCGAAAAAAGTGGAGTTGTCATTTTATAATATGCTGCGCCATCATTATCTGGCGGTGTCGCCTGATCTGAATGAAGATATCATCACCACTCCTCAGAATGCCATTGTGGTTTTGAACTCAGTTGTCGCGGAAATGGAAAAGCGTTTTGATATGCTTGCCAAGGCAGGGGTTAGAAATATTGTGGATTATAATATACGCATTGCTGACCCGGTTCGGGCTCCAAAGAGTGATGATAATATCAAACATCACTTTATGCCGTATATCGTGGTTGTGGTGGATGAACTTGCTGACCTGATGATTACCTCCGGCAAAGAAGTTGAAGAACCTATTACCCGGCTTGCGCAGCTGGCCCGTGCGGTTGGTATCCATCTGATACTTGCGACGCAGCGCCCGTCAGTAAATGTTATTACCGGTCTTATAAAAGCAAACTTCCCGGCGCGTATTGCATACCAGGTTGCAACCAAGATTGACTCCCGCACCATTCTTGATATGAACGGAGCTGAACAGCTTATTGGCCGCGGTGATATGCTTTTCCTGCCGAACGGAACCCCGAAACCGATGCGTGTCCAGAATGCTTTTATCTCGACCGACGAAGTTGAGAATGTAACGAACTTTATAAACGGGCAGAAGGGCTACTCAAAACCATATTACCTTCCTTCTGTGGCTGAGAAAAAAGCCGGAAGCGGAACCGGTACCCTTGCCGATATGGATGCATTGTTTGAGGATGCGGCGCGCATTGTGGTGCAGGCGCAGCAATGTTCGGTTTCTTTCCTGCAAAGAAGATTAAAACTCGGCTATGCCCGCGCAGCGCGCATCGTTGATCAGCTGGAAGATACAGGCATCGTGGGTCCGGGAGACGGTGCAAAGCCCCGGCAGGTGATTGTGGACAGTCTGGATCAGCTTGAAGCGGTCATCCGTACTCTTATCTGA
- a CDS encoding TlpA family protein disulfide reductase, producing MKKSLMTVLVLFISAAMYFSVSDTQAVQLKGKKAPDFSLKDLNGKVVKLSDFKNKIIIIDFWATWCGPCRKGIPDLVSLQKTYGKDVVIIGITVDDDLAEVPPFAQKYGINYPVLYADRKVIKDYGGIDAIPTSFIVDKKGNIVDKHVGLIPKSEYEKKIKELM from the coding sequence ATGAAAAAATCACTCATGACCGTACTGGTTCTGTTCATCAGCGCAGCCATGTATTTCTCTGTTTCGGATACTCAGGCAGTACAGCTAAAAGGGAAAAAAGCCCCTGATTTCAGTCTTAAAGACCTGAACGGTAAAGTTGTAAAGCTTTCGGATTTTAAGAATAAAATTATCATCATAGACTTCTGGGCTACATGGTGCGGACCCTGCCGCAAAGGAATCCCTGATCTGGTTTCCCTCCAGAAAACCTACGGCAAGGATGTGGTAATCATTGGCATAACTGTGGATGACGATCTGGCGGAAGTTCCTCCGTTCGCGCAGAAATACGGCATCAATTATCCGGTGCTCTACGCAGACAGAAAAGTGATTAAAGATTACGGCGGAATTGACGCAATCCCTACTTCATTCATTGTTGACAAAAAAGGCAACATTGTCGACAAGCATGTCGGCCTGATACCAAAATCAGAATACGAAAAGAAGATTAAAGAATTGATGTAA
- a CDS encoding GNAT family N-acetyltransferase yields the protein MSSTTIRKVSPGELEELQKISRETFIQTFAAVNSEENMKQYLEENLSQKRLASELKNPNSEFYFALDTGKITGYLKINLGPAQTEQHDPGAVEIERIYALSEYYGKETGRMLLDKALQRAKELHAPSVWLGVWEKNYRALSFYRKNGFTEFGTHPFRLGNDEQTDLLMRKNLT from the coding sequence ATGAGCAGCACAACCATCAGAAAAGTCAGTCCCGGGGAGCTTGAAGAACTGCAGAAGATCAGCCGGGAAACATTTATTCAGACATTCGCGGCGGTGAATTCAGAAGAAAACATGAAGCAGTACCTTGAAGAAAATCTCTCTCAGAAACGGCTTGCATCAGAACTGAAAAACCCAAATTCCGAGTTTTACTTTGCCCTAGACACCGGTAAAATAACAGGTTATCTGAAAATCAATCTCGGGCCTGCCCAGACCGAACAGCATGACCCCGGTGCCGTGGAGATTGAGAGAATTTACGCTCTGAGTGAGTATTACGGTAAAGAGACAGGACGGATGCTTTTAGACAAAGCGCTTCAGCGGGCAAAGGAACTCCATGCTCCCTCGGTCTGGCTGGGGGTGTGGGAGAAAAATTACCGGGCACTCAGCTTTTACCGGAAAAACGGATTTACGGAGTTTGGCACCCACCCCTTCCGGCTGGGGAATGATGAGCAGACGGATTTGCTGATGAGGAAGAACCTGACATGA